GACGATGGTCTGGCCTGGCCAGAGAAAGGGAATAACGCCCAGACAGAAGAGGCCTGTAAtgcctctcttcctccactgGGGACATCCGAAACccttcacacacagaacacTCCCTTCGCCCTGCACCTCCCTCCCAGGTCCCGTCTTCTCCGCATCGCTGATTAACGGGCTGCTTCACAGCGTTGTGTACACAGGAAGAAGGTTTTGCCATAAAATCTGTTGTTGCTTGAAGTTCGGACGACCAATCGCCTCACTAACAAAGTAATCTGTAACTATACTTATAGCTGATTCATTGTTTGATTGTGTCTGCACGCAAAAATGCCAAATGTTTACTGGTACTGGCTGCTCAGAGGATTTCTACGTTTCTCTGTTTTGGTAAACTGATGGACACAGAATGATCTAGAccttaattgattaattaagaAATGCTCAGCAGGTTAATTGATATCTTTTTATAGttatgcttgtgttttttttttattttaaagaaccCGAGGGGAAAGGTTAGCGTATCTTCATGAGGGGTGATAAATGTAAGCCATCGCTCTTGTGTTgtttgtaaaaagaaaaacttgAAGTGCCTTCTTTCATTCCTGCTTGTTTAAACCTTTCtctatgtgtgtatatgtgttccTGTATTGTATTGGTCATACACACCGTGTCCTGATCATCATGCTTGATGTGGTACAGATGTTCTCATCAGAGCGATACTACAGCTGTATGTGCGTCCCCGTGGGACACGATGGGCTCGCTGCTGTCTGAAATTCAGACCCCCTCAGCATGTGTTCTCTAACTTATTTTCAGTGTGTTCTTGTGACAGTGAGCCAAGTGTTCAATGCTAACTGTAAGCGTTGTGCCACAAAATGCTTCAGATACTGCTCAAACGGGTCATATGTGAGGTCAGAGGGCGACTTTCAAATCACATCGTTTCATTGGGCTGAAGAATAAAAAGTCctttgggttgtttttttgGTACATCTAGTCAGGTGGTTTAATGAGGAAACATTCACCCTCAATTGAAAAATATAAAGGAGGAGTTCAATAAAGACATGTTTGCTGCCAACTGGGATCTGCAAGTCTGGGTTTTCACTCTGTTGGAACACATACAAACCACAGACTGAAAGACatgaaaaatattttctttattacaaTATTCTCCACATGTACCTGTTAGTAAAAAGGTGCATTGCTGCGTTAGTGAACTGTGCAACGTAGTGTTGTAATCAatataaaaaacactttaaattaaGCCAAGTCATAGTTTTGGACATGCTCATTCTTCCGTGTCCATAATCCTGAAGAAGCTGAAAATTAgaagatgtttatttttattttttaaaactcCACATCACTACAAACACGTCCCTTTTTGATCCTAGTGAACATGAACTATTCAGTCATAACAACAATCACAATTCCACAAATCATCAAGGACCATATGAATGACTCACCGCTACATAATATGCGTTTGTATGAATGAAGTCAATGTCATGAGTGAAGGAtgaacagttaaaaaaaaaacttccagtAGCTGTACTCGGTGCAATGCAcgagtggaaaaacaaatgtacaAAGTCCTTTTAAATATTCACAAGTTAAACTAATTACAACCAAAAATATTTAAGGCGTCTTCAGTTGAAATCTGTACAATCACATATAATTAACGATTAGCCCTTTAGGGAGAAGAACAGAAAGCAGAACAAGTTGGGTGTTAATGCTTCATTAGTCGACGGCGCTAAAGGCTGCAGCTGAGGGACACGGTGGTTTAATGTTGATGTGGGATGAGATGAACAtcaaaaaaaagacagaacgCTTGACTGGAGTGGTGTTCGTGAGAGAAGCCTTTTACAAAGCCAGTCGCAGTTTTCAGCATTAACACGTCGTTACCCCGTCGCCGAGCTCTCTGACAGCCTGTAAACGTCATTGCACTTATTTTGAGGTTTTCAAGGTTTTGTTCTTAAAAGAAATTTGTATTAATTAATTTTGCATTTTCAAACCCAGATGCACAACCAATTAGATCtcattaatttaataaatacaaaaaaagagtaaaaaatTTGAGCGGGCGCTCTGTTCAGCCTGGCCAAGTATTGAAGGTTTGTCATATCTTTCTGAATTTAGTAAACTGGAGACAATCAtaattaatgactattaaagcaGATATAATTTGGTATTTGGCCAAGCTCAACGTACCCATTTTGGTATTTCAGTTAAATTTCGTCTTCTTGAACTGTTTTTGATTTTAGTTTTGGTGTTGTTTTAGTGCGAGGCAATCACTTTGTCAAGGCTGCAGTGGCTCTGGGACGAAGGTCTGACCTCGTCGTTGTCTGCTTCCAGGAGCGGGGAGAGGTCTGTGtctccccccgcctcctcccgccgGGCAAGCCGTCAGTCGCGGTGGCTGTCGCCCGGGGGCGTGATGCTGAAGACGCGAATGCGCAGGTGGGAGGCGATCTGGAGGCACACGCCTGTACAGTACCGCGTCAGATCCAGGAGAGAGAGAACCTGTGGAAAAGTCATCACATGCTTCTTTAGTGGCCGTGAACCAGTCCTTTGTGGGTTGGCATGTCATTTGACACTATTTCCTCTAAATGGTCTCAGTATGTGCACATTCCATCAGCCGCCCACACAGGTGCAGCTTCCTGATTAGATCAGTCCAGTGCAGCACGAACCAGGCCTGAAATGACAACTGTGTCAACTGTTCCTGGTGAATTCAGTAGGTTCAGTAACACAGACCCACCCAACCTGAGCCAACGTTTAAGCAGAGTAACTCTAAACACCTGTGAGAGCGTGCATGGACTCCAGAGGTTACAGCACTTACAGATATAGAGAAAAAGAAGTAAGATGCAAATCTGtgtcacaaagaaaaaaaactgtgatgaataaaattaattatGTTATGTAACTGTATTAGATTAAGGGTTTTGTTCCTAATCAGCAGGACAGAGCTACTATGAAGAAGGAAACCGTCTACTTTGAAGGTATGTATGTCTGTATTAATTAACTTTAATTTGTAATAACACGTGTCTCGGTCTCGTACTGACCATGGCGATCCAGAGAACTATGTGCTCGTCGATGAAGCTGTTGAAGTACTggttgaggaagaggaggctgggGCCTATAAAGGCTGTGTCTGGCAGGTGCAGCTCACTCTTCGTCATGTGCGCTATCTACACAGGAGACAGTGAGAGCATTAACCACGGTTTGCACCGAGTCACGGGATCAGTCGCAGGGTGCGTAGACGTACCACCAGCTTGTTGGAGATCTTGGCGATCACCATGCCGAAGGCGAGCAGGTACAGGCAGGGGTGATGCTCGAACAAGTGGCTTGACGACTTCTTGAAAATGATGAAGGCCAGTGTGAGAACGAGGCCGATGTGCAAACCGGGAGTCAGCACACTGGTGTCCTGAACAGAGGGCACGTCATTAAGGATGCATCATAGTCCATCAACCATACAGGTGTTTAACTGTGCGTGTGGACTTACAGCTACGGTGGAGCCGTTTTTGCCCACACCTCCATTTAAAATGACATAGAAGTAGTTGTAGCAGGAGTAGAGAGCTCCTCCAATGATGCCCAGGATGGGGAAGATGTACATCTTGAGGCCAATGACGGGCAACTGTGGAAACACACCGTAGTCATTTGGTCTGAGGACACGAAGGCCTCGTCCTCGAAGGAAGAAGAAAGGTGCTCGTATGGAAGCTGCAGTCATGCCGAGCGTGATGGGAGGGCGAAGCGGGTGACATTATCAGCTATTGGAGCCAGACCATGTCCGACGGATGACCTGCTGCCATGGCATTAGCTACCCATATTTACCTTCTCACTTCCCTCATGTGTTGTTAAGTGAAGCCTCCAAAGGCAGCACAGAGTAAAAGTAAAGCAcattctatttaaaaaaacactagtACTAAAAACTAGAGACTGATCAATATAGTGTAAAAACTACACTCAAGGAGAAACCCcactgttcctgtgtgtgtacagcgtgtGAGAAAGGGATTATTGTCACATACCGTAGCTTGCCAGAGGCTCACGCCGCCAAAAGCCGACATCAGATACATGATCATGATGGCAAACTGCACCTCTGTGACGTCAACCCTGTGAGGAAGGCGACAGGGAGCCGCGTCGTCAGAGAAGAGCAGCGCTGAGGAATAacgcgagtgtgtgcgtgactTACAGGCCGAAGCGCAGCGTTCCAGACACGTAGGTCTGCCAGTGGGCACagaagaacatgaacatccCGATGAAGCCGCAGAAGAAGATCCAGTTCGGTAAAGCGCCGATGCCACAGGAAATGCATGTCCCCACAGCAACAAAGACTGAAGGGCAACAAAAACAATGTGACCCTGACATTCTGGTGCTGGGATTTTGTTCCATTTAGACTTGATGTTTGTGTAAGCACCTGTGGAGACGGCGTCACAGCCATGGTCAAAGAGCTCTCCGAGGGGCGAGCTGCTGTTGGTCCTCCGCGCTTGTTTCCCATCAATAGCATCCAGAGACTGATAGATAAAGAGGCCCAGCGCACTCAGGATGAAGGCCCATGCTGGCGCcttgagagaggaggaggaggacaaaaagACTATTTATTGCTTCGgttctgtttgtgtgaaagGCATAAACCTGAAATAAACTGTTTGTTTATCAGTTATTACATCAAATAAAAAGATCCTTCACCCCAACAATTACAGTATCCTTCTTTACTTTTTGGTAGGTTTAGACTGACTGCACAGGACGGCTGACACCAGAGTTGGTTCCTCCAACTAGGATGAAGGTTATGGACCATCTGGACACTTGAGCGAGCCAACGGTGTGTTTACCAatgcaatgtgtgtgtgcttgtgagAGAGATAGATTTCCCAGAGAGTTCAAGAATCCCACGCTGTCTACAGTAAATATTCAGAGACCCTGCTGCTTTCCTCTAGAGCAGGGGTCTGCacccctggtcctcgagagccagtGTCCTGGTGGTTTTCCAATTCTCCCCGCTGATTaccttgttcaggtgtgtcagttagctgctgattggataAACACACCGGGTCAAGGTCAAGATACTGTCTGTCAAAGACCAGGGTTGCAGACTCCTCCTCTAGAGGCCACAGTCAAAGGGTCTGTGCTCTGAGAGTGGATGTTTGCTTtcctcactgactgactgtaaCAGCAGAGGAAAGTGACAGTGACAGCACATTGCACGGACTGTGGACCTGGTTGCAAGGTGTAAcgctgataaacacacacacacacacacacacacacacacacacacacactcctatgGAGGAGATAAGTGGACCATAGGTCGCCTGCCAGCTCAGAGAGATGTTCCAAGGATCAGCCTTGTATTTTAAGCAAAACAGTAGTTGTGTGTCTAGGGCAATTTCACAAAACAACTAGTTCCTTGTTGATTTACTGACTAGTCCGTGTTCATGGTAACTGAGCAAAAGAAGCTGGCTTCTGCGTTGTGTCACCAACCGCGTCCGGGTAAACACGACGTCAAAGCTGACAAGTTTCCAAGTACGCAAAAAGACCACGTGACCCGTCTAGTCCCAGTATAGTCCTCCCATTGAGGGGCGCGATTAAAACTGTCTACTGAAAACACGTTCTGATTAAGGTTCTGCCCTGAATTATCAAGCTTAAAACTGTAATCGGCGTCAGGAGCAACACGCATTAAGGAAgcagaaatgtgaaaaacactATTATTGACCTGGGGGCTGGAATGTAAAACGGATTAAAAACGTAGCCTCCAGGGATTAAAATTGTAACTGAATTTGTGGGCTTGCATTGATATGGACTGAGCAGATGTCCTCGTTAATGTAATTAAGCCAACATCTGAATTGAGGATTGGTGCCCGGGGACACGTCATTAGGGTTTGTTCTGTCAACTTCAGCGCTTACTCACCTCCTCTTTGGCCGTGGGACAATAATACACAAGAATCACCGTGGACACTATGTTGACCAGCAGTCCCACTATAGTCAGCGTGTTGGGTGCGACCCATGTCGGGATCTGCTGGACCAGCCAGTTCCAGTAGATCTGGCACGGCGGCTCGAACAGGGACCGACCAGACGCGCTGTACTTGTGCTCCTCCAAGCGCTTGAGTTGTGCGGGTGACAGCGGCTCCGGCCACAGGAAATGTGGCATCGTTCAAACGCCTCCTCACGCGTCGAATTACCGTCAGAAAACGTCCAAATCGCCTCGACTGGTGCCCCGGACAGGCCTAGTTTCTCTCTGTTGACTCCAAGAATTAAGGGCTCATTTGGCATTTATAGCTGACTCGAGGAGGCCATTTCCACAGCGGAACCAAAGAATGTCGATAGCACGTACGTTTCCGATCGAGCCGACAGGAAGTGAGGTACCGGAAGCTAATAATATAACTGTGCACTACGATCCTTACATATtgtatgtaaaatgtaattacaaaaaacaaatgccATAGTAAGTGTTtgcccatttaaaaaaaatctaaaaaaaactcatttttTCCTATTTCCTgttctaaaaatatattttttagcGTTAAGTAATTTATAAAttcactaataataataataataataataataataataataataataataataataataataataataataataataataataattgatgatcatcaataataataatcatcaataataatagaataaaatgaaatgtaattttatttaaaatatcttTGCCTTTAAAACAGCCATATCTTTTTAAATACTCTTGAAAAGTAAACTATAATTAAATAGGACTGCTTGAAATGATAGAAGCATTTTGACACAGCTTTGGTTTTCCATACGTAACcataatatttacaatattccTATAAAAATTCAAATATCAGCATGGTTTCTGAGTGTTGgcttttctgctctttgtcttaGGTAAGAGGTAAAACTTAAAGACAGGAGTAAATCTGAGTATGTTTGGATTTCATCTGTATATTTTTGTAAAGTTTGCATTAATCAGCCACAATATAATTTCTGAATGTACTTTAATTGTAATCCACATGTCTTAATTACAAAGTTAAAGGCTTTCACACATGACTGAGGTTCAATCAAGCCTCAAGTGCAGTGTGAATTCAAAAATCATGTGTCATGCAGAATATGTAATGGACTGTGCATAAACGTCTACATTTTCACAAATAAATAACCacaaaaaagtgaaataaacatTCACATTAACATGATTTGTCTTCAAAAGAAGACTCAACATATTCATTTACTGTGTCTAATGTTGCTAAAAGCTTTACTGTCTGTATAAAAATACCTTGATGTCATACAAACACCAAACTATAGTTATACATTCCCCCAAAACACTGCCAACATGCATCTGAGCTGACACGGAGACTTTCAAACGCAACCACGTGACAAAAAAAATGGCTTTTATTTTCTACAGTAACTAGctccacacctgcacacagcaTGCCACACCACAGTACACCCCTCCCCACACCTCTTGATCCATCTTGCTATCCACCTtcaagctgctgacgtcagcagcttagaAAAGAATATCACTTAAGTGtcttattgcacatttgttactTGTCCTGCTCGACAATTTTTGTCTCGTTCATGTACTTGTCAATCAAGTTTAGGGGCACTCCACGCTGCATGAGTTCGAAGAAGCTGAAACCTCCTAGAGGACAAGAGGAAAAAGGCTTTTATAATAGTGTTGGGAGggagaaggaagaaaaggaaggagacaCGCAGAATGCAAAGAGACCAGGAGTTCAGACATAGTCAGAATAACCCAGAGTTAGTTTTATTCACTTGATCCTTTGCACTTTTATTCAACACcagccaagaaaaaaaaaacacatactgGTATGCATACGTATTTGCTCATAGCATCACACTGCCTCACCATTTGCTGCTCAGGATTTCTCTGCAGGTTAGAAAGTTTGCAAACATCTCTCTTTACTTACCTTTTCTGTGGCTCGAGTTAATGGATAGCTAAGGGAATCTCGGGAAAAGCTGTCATGCaaatcatgttttattaaagctCAGTTTCCCTTTTTCGTCCTGCTTTTGTAGAGAAAGACGCTACAGTCCCACGGTGTGAGAAAAGCGAGGTTACGGATGCCGGTTGGAGGATGCATAATGAATGACATAAGCTTCATATGCCAAATCCATATGAAAGCTTACCTTCTATGAGAACATACATTCACAATTCTTGCATTTGGActgggggagagagaagagaataGGGGTTAACAAAATGTTTACATGGAGTTATATGTGTGCATCAGGGAGAACCGCTGAATTATTACTGGGCTCTTATATGAGGAGTTAACTGTGTGGCTTAAAGACGACGCTGGAATCTGTGGAGAACAAGAACATCACAGCTCTGTATGTTATGCCTACTGAGGTGTGACCGTGTGTTTATGAACAGGATGAACTGGATAGGACACAGGTGATAAACCTCTACATGTGGTGAAGATGAAGAAGTGTCACCAGATATTATGTGAACACACATgaacagattattattattatgatgccATTTCTCTTTTTATCAGCTAAGACTTTATTTTTGAATGTTTAAATGGTGCAGCTGGATTTAgtatatttctgcttttatctcAGCTACTGGTTACTTAACACGTCAGGACCAAATCCAGATACTTACATGTCGTCGCCTTACGTGTGCTCAGCCCAATAGAAGACTGTGAGACAGCTCAAACACTACAATACGCAGCTGGTTTCCCAAAGTTGTGTTGTTTAAGAATATTATTAGATTATAATTAACTAATTATTAATCCTAAAATAAACCagtgttatttttcttttttatgcaAATATTCAGTAATCTAAAAAAGAGGTGTGTTGTTATTAACCAACagataaattaaacaaaactaaCGTTGAGAAACCAGATTTGACTGTTGACAGATACTCAGGGAGGTGGCTCCTGTgccacactgacctttgacctccagcttGCAGTCCACTTGGGCTTCTCCCAGGTCATTGATGGCCTTGCAGGTGTATAAGCCTCCGTCATAAGGACTGGGCTTCCTGATCTCCAGAGTGCATACTCCCTGGTTGCTGAACATGCGGTAGCGTGGGTCGTCTAAGATGATGATCTTATTCTTCATCCAGACCACTTTGGCCTGCAGTAGATGAATATGGATGTCATAAATATGTCACTCAGATTATCTAAACCACACAGCAGCCACCCACCCTCGGGTTTGCACGGACGCTACAGTTCAGAGTAGTGTTGTAACCGGCAATGGCGAACGTGTTGATGAGCGGCTGCGTGAACTTCGGCGCCTCCTTAAAGTCGCGGTCGTTGTACTCGGGCGTCTTCACCTGCAAGCCTGTGGGGGGAAGGGTAAAGGAACGGGGTTGTGCATGATACTGGCACTGAGCGGTATCATGTGGGGGGCTCCCTATGTGATGAGGGAAAGACAACGTTGGTTTATTTATCATGGTCTCGGACAGTGACACCAGCGTTCAAGGGCCTGTCAGTCATAGACCAACCCACATAGCTTTGAAGGTGAGGGTGGAAAACATCACTGACAGTACCTTtcagaaaacagctgtggaaATAAACAGGCAGCAAATTATTCGATATGTCTGATGTTTGTTTTCGTTTTGGAAGCATTTTCCCAGTTTACGACAGAGTGACCTCAGACGCTGTCTTGCTACCGCCACTCTACCTTCTTTGACGATCAGGGCGCTCTTCTTGGTTTGAGTGGCAGCTTCACTCAGGCCGCACATATTCTCCGAGAAGATCCTGAAGAAGTACTCGTTGCCGACCACCAGCTCGGTGATGGTGATGCAGGTGCGGTGGTAGTGTTCGATGCATGTGAACCATTCCTGCAAAGTGGAGTCAAGCATGTGGCTGAAGTGTGGACTTTTGCCACATTTGTGTCATTTCAGCCAGTAAACTCTTTTGCTACCATCGTCTTCTTGTCCGCCTTTTGAATGGTGTAGCCTGTTATTGGAGCGTTGCCGTTGTCTTTGGGAGGGGTCCAGACCAGAGCAACGTTTCCTCCCCACACATCTTCAATTGTGACACACTGAGGGGGTCCAGGCAGGTCTAATAGCCAGAGAAGAACCCGCACACTTAATGTAGAGTACCGGTCTTAAAAATCGATAGAAGTCACAGTTTTTATCCCTCTTTATGCCAATATTGATCCATTTACTCACCTACAATCTGTATGTCTATTATTGCTGTGTCCTTATGGTTTTCAACCTGCACTGTCATCTCATACTTCCCAGAGTGGCTGCGTTCGGCCTTACGGATGAAGATGATGCTGTCACAGTCTGTGTTACGGATGCTGACGTGCGAGGGCTCTATGGGTTTGCCCTCCTTCAGCCAGGTGACCTTCGGCCGCGGTTTGCCCTGCAGCGTCGGATGGGTTAGTATTTGGAATAAAGGTGTGGCAGATACTGTAGAAACTGCATTCATGGTGGGCTGATTTACCATGAAAGGCACCACAAGGTTGACTGTTTCTCCAACTCTGCGGGTGTATGTCTGCTTGAGGTGTCGGGGGACGCGGATCTTGGGTGGTTCTGTGGGGAAATGAACCTCAGGTTGTAGGTTTGAGGTAAAGTAAGATTGTAGGTGTTAAGGCTTCACTCACCAATGACTTCTTTGACCAGGATAGAGTGCTGAAGCGTCCGAGGAGCGCTGGCTCCGGCGGCGTTGATGGCCTTGACTCGCACTAAAATCTTGCACCCTGGGCTCAGACCAGTGATCGTGTATTTGGTCTTTTCAGTCAGTTCCTTGTTGGATACCACCCAGTCAttggctgcagaggaaaaataATGTTAGGAGGCATAATTGCACCAGCTGGCAACGACAACAGGCCTGTCTGTATGTTTTCTTTGTGCTTGGTCACGGTGAGTTAATGCTGATTCTATCCTGCCCTCAGTCTTCATCTGTCATGAGTTCTTTCTTACTATTTGCATGAACTGATTCGTGGTCTCTCTTACAATGTTTAGGTTGACTCACTTCCTTCGATGCAGTACTCCACCAAGTACCCATCCAGACCAGCAGCTCCGATGGTTTCTGGAGGACGCCATTTCACAGTCACTGTGGTGTCGGTGACGTCGTCCACAACCAGCATGGTGGGTTCGCtggtgacagctgtgtgtggaggcgTGTTCCAGTTATTTTTAGCTATTTGATTCACAACAATGCATGTAAAGGAGATGGCAAGGCATCCATAATGGTAAACGAGAAACAAGAGCAGTggtccctctctctgtctcattgGCTGCTGTTCTGGCCTTCTATTCTTGTATTCTGAATCACGGTCAACTCCTACTGCACTGCTGACAGACCTGATCTTCTAAACCTCTAATCCGCAGATGATTTGGCAGCCATTATAAGACATAGTTAATAACCCCCTCTAAAGCTGCGGTGCATGGAGTGGAGGTCACAGAATGTTTGGGATGGCGGTCCACGCGGAGGAACAGCTGTGTTGCTGGGGTACCAAGGTCAGATAACACATGCACTGTTCCAGGCCCACTCTTTGAAACTTTCTCCCACTAATATGAAGTACAGTAGTGGTTAGACAAACTGAAGCCTTATGTAAGGGTGTAATACCTCCCTAGAGAGATTATTGGCAGCTGTTCAGTCTGCTAAGTGGATATTCCAGGAGACTACTTACCAAGAGGGGTAAACGCTTTAGACGGTTCACTGGGCTTGGACACACCTATCGCATTGATGGCAAAGATCCTCACTTCATACGGCACACCTTCAATCATCTTCTTGGGCTCGAATGAGGTTTCTTTGATTAGGTCAAAGTTCAGTCTCATCCATCTGGAgctctgtttcttttttctctcaATAAAGTAACCTTTGAAGGGGATGAGAAGATCAGTATTGGATCATAATTTTATCCTCTTTCTTGTCTGGATGTACCGGTTAAATATATGACAGACTGCTTTTTTGCTGACGTTTGATCAAAGCTTTACCTAAAATTGGTGAACCTCCATCATATTTCGGAGGTTCCCATGTCATAGAACACCAGTCACCACCCACCACTGGGACTAGAGGAGCGTCTGGAGGATCCGGGATGTCTGCAGATGCCACAAAACCATACTTAGGCTTCAAAAAGCTTCCAGCTCTCCATGTGGTCTGCAGATTCAAATGTTTTGCAATCTCTTACCCACGACCTTGATTTTGATGCTGGCGGAGGCCTCTCCCGCCTCATTCTGCAGGACTATTTTGTAGTTTCCAGagtcctccctctctgtgatcTCAATCGTCAGACTCGTTTGGTCACCGTATGTTTCAGCTCGAACACGGTGGCCTGATTCAAGAATTACCTGAGGCATGATAGTTAATCACAAGCCTGAGATAAAGTCAGCAGacttttttaattgctttagGTGTAGAGatgtaaatatttgaaaatgtTTGGGTTGGTATCAAGTGTCTGTGAGAGATGCACTGAGCTCACCCGTTCTCCCTTCATCCACACCACTCGTGGTGCTGGTTCTCCACTAATGGGGATCTCCAAGCGAAGTTTGTTTCCTGCCACCACTGTCATAGTGTTGTCTGGGAGGTTCAAGCTGTCTAAGTGCACCCTAGGCGGGTCTGTCAAGAATAAAACAGACGTTGCACTCAACGGCTGAAACCACGTAGCAACACATGCAAACTGATGAGGAATCATTTCTGTACCAATGATGTGGATTTTGGCTGAGAGACTCTGTGAATATCCCTCAGGTACAAAGGTGTAATCTCCTGCATCATGAAGTGAGCTGGTCTCAATTTCAAGTCTGTGGACTCTGCAAACCAACCAAAAACATCAGTCAGTAGTTGCTTAATGCTGTTTGGGAGTCACGGCGTTAAGACGAGCAGACATACTTGTTTCTGTGTATGATGTTGATGCGGTCGTTGGGCTGGATCAGCTGCCCGTTCCTGTACCACCGGCCTGGGACGTTGCCTGGGAAGATCTCACAGTGCAGTTTGATGGGTTGGCCCAGCATCACCGTCATATCCTGCAGGTCCACGAAAACCTTTAGAGGTTTCACTGAAAGGAAAGTAGAGCATGATAGAGAAAATTAATCTTAAACACTATTTATTCAAGTAATAGAAACTGTTGTGATTCAGGATTCCACATACAGTCAACCTGTACGTGAGCCTCAGACGTGCCGCCAGTGGCCATGATGGAGTACGTTCCCGTATCCTCTCTGGAGGCATCATCAATCACCAAGTAGTGCTTGGTTCCCTCACTCTTAACCCGGTATCTGGAGCGCACGCCTGTTGGGACCTCAACGCCATTTTTCATCCTGCAGGACGAAGGAGCATTGTAAATTCTCTTGCACGTATGTTGATCACATAGCAGCAGTCTTGAGGCCGACACAGTTCTAAGTCTCACCATTTGACTTGAGCCCCTTCCTCTGACACCTCACACTCCAGCTCAATCCTCTCATTCACCGTAGTCTTCACAGGCTCTATACCTTTTATTATCTTAACGGGCAACTCTgcaggacagagcagcaggagggaacTGATCAGGGCCCAACTGGCATGTAAACAAGTCTGCAGCACATTCATGTACTTCTTGGTAAGTTGAGTTGTGAAAGGTTAATGACGTCACCTTTGACAAACAGCTCAGTGGTGCACTTCTCATCTCCTGCAGCTACAGCGTAGGCTGCATCATCGTTCATGGTGCAGTTGTTAATGACCATAATCCTCTGAGTGCCCTTATGCTCAAAAATATACCTGAACAGGAATTCAACTAGTTAAATCACCGGTAGGAGAAAAACAGTCAGACAGGACAGTTTGGAACGTAAAGATATGAATCTGTGTTGCTTCAAACTGTTAATTTGATTGAAAAAGCAAAAtatcacaaaatataaaataccgTATGAAAATA
Above is a window of Betta splendens chromosome 9, fBetSpl5.4, whole genome shotgun sequence DNA encoding:
- the mybpc1 gene encoding myosin-binding protein C, slow-type isoform X10, with protein sequence MPEPTKKDEMPNGQPEESVAPSLPEISLEVSPPPEDASSAKKLSVDLPNDSVPAMGRKDSVWSLGEGQAPEDLDKPIDNPPLSILLIEKPQSASVPVGGDITFVAKVEAKDLLRKPTIKWFKGKWMDLASKTGKHLQLKETFERATKIHTFEMHIIKAKENYAGNYRCEVTYKDKFDSCSFDLEVKETEQGTQNIDIRSAFKRSSEGQEDAGELDFSGLLKHRNQREPKQQDDTPEVDVWEILKNARPDEYEKIAFMYGITDLRGLLRRMKKIPKEEKKSEAFAKRLEPAYQVDKGGKIRLVVDLADPTVDLKWYKNGQEIRPTPNQRKYIFEHKGTQRIMVINNCTMNDDAAYAVAAGDEKCTTELFVKELPVKIIKGIEPVKTTVNERIELECEVSEEGAQVKWMKNGVEVPTGVRSRYRVKSEGTKHYLVIDDASREDTGTYSIMATGGTSEAHVQVDLKPLKVFVDLQDMTVMLGQPIKLHCEIFPGNVPGRWYRNGQLIQPNDRINIIHRNKVHRLEIETSSLHDAGDYTFVPEGYSQSLSAKIHIIDPPRVHLDSLNLPDNTMTVVAGNKLRLEIPISGEPAPRVVWMKGERVILESGHRVRAETYGDQTSLTIEITEREDSGNYKIVLQNEAGEASASIKIKVVDIPDPPDAPLVPVVGGDWCSMTWEPPKYDGGSPILGYFIERKKKQSSRWMRLNFDLIKETSFEPKKMIEGVPYEVRIFAINAIGVSKPSEPSKAFTPLAVTSEPTMLVVDDVTDTTVTVKWRPPETIGAAGLDGYLVEYCIEGTNDWVVSNKELTEKTKYTITGLSPGCKILVRVKAINAAGASAPRTLQHSILVKEVIEPPKIRVPRHLKQTYTRRVGETVNLVVPFMGKPRPKVTWLKEGKPIEPSHVSIRNTDCDSIIFIRKAERSHSGKYEMTVQVENHKDTAIIDIQIVDLPGPPQCVTIEDVWGGNVALVWTPPKDNGNAPITGYTIQKADKKTMEWFTCIEHYHRTCITITELVVGNEYFFRIFSENMCGLSEAATQTKKSALIVKEGLQVKTPEYNDRDFKEAPKFTQPLINTFAIAGYNTTLNCSVRANPRAKVVWMKNKIIILDDPRYRMFSNQGVCTLEIRKPSPYDGGLYTCKAINDLGEAQVDCKLEVKGGFSFFELMQRGVPLNLIDKYMNETKIVEQDK